The Rhizoctonia solani chromosome 14, complete sequence genome has a segment encoding these proteins:
- a CDS encoding RNase H domain-containing protein: protein MIFSIITLYSVLDRRLNFKEHTAVTVVKAKATLAGLQMLASSQNGLSIYHTCILYKASVTPILTYGLPLWFHGLSISPFYITCLRIIKNLANKLRSSPTQSELAHQLPTSWDFFTITDNIPRSPVEFAASFSHSNAEFITLYLIHSAAPTNPWPDQLMVDKRLPSSSKKAAARIIKNKIEIAKANRDGNTVHSPPNGHASVLSTTSKVGLGYIVKYGRKHWKKDLTAWDPEQTSTTPKC, encoded by the exons atgattttcagcattataaccttgtacagtgttcTGGACAGAAGGCTCAATTTCAAGGAGCATACTGCAGTAACAGTTGTCAAAGCCAAAGCCACACTGGCTGGCCTCCAAATGCTAGCCAGCTCCCAGAATGGACTGTCCATATACCACACATGCATCTTGTACAAGGCCAGTGTCACCCCCATCCTGACTTATGGGCTCCCTCTGTGGTTTCATGGAT TGTCCATCTCCCCTTTCTACATCACATGTCTAAGAATCATCAAGAACCTTGCCAACAAACTCAGGTCCAGTCCCACCCAATCAGAACTTGCACACCAACTGCCCACCTCCTGGGACTTCTTCACCATCACTGACAACATCCCAAGGTCTCCTGTTGAGTTTGCTGCATCCTTCTCCCACTCAAATGCTGAGTTCATCACCCTATACCTCATTCACTCAGCTGCCCCCACCAATCCATGGCCAGACCAACTTATGGTTGACAAGAGGTTGCCCAGCAGCTCCAAGAAGGCTGCAGCCAGGATAATCAAGAACAAAATTGAAATAGCCAAAGCCAACCGTGACGGTAACACTGTTCACAGCCCCCCCAACGGTCACGCCAGCGTTCTTTCCACCACGTCCAAGGTTGGACTTGGATACATTGTTAAATACGGGAGAAAACACTGGAAAAAGGATCTCACGGCATGGGACCCAGAGCAAACATCTACGACGCCGAAATGCTAG
- a CDS encoding mutS domain-containing protein codes for MAIHNALKPIRSKDSDKLIAWLSTSNTHPVGGPSGNAQGASVQVKQIMTLHSAVPGLPEVVQALNGCHSYLLQMLGDMLNNERVKSTNDMVSQGLNDDALSVGGGGSFGTSFGSVTKKVYAV; via the exons ATGGCCATTCACAATGCCCTCAAGCCCATCAGATCAAAAGATTCTGACAAGCTCATTGCCTGGCTCAGCACGTCCAACACGCATCCAGTTGGCGGACCTTCTGGTAACGCCCAAGGAGCATCAGTCCAAGTCAAGCAGATTATGACGCTACATAGTGCTGTTCCGGGGCTTCCTGAAGTTGTTCAAGCACTTAATGGATGTCACAGCTATCTGCTGCAAATGCTAGGTGATATGCTCAACAATGAGCGTGTCAAATCTACCAATGATATGGTTAGCCAGGGGCTAAATGATGATGCACTTTCCGTGGGA GGTGGTGGGAGCTTTGGTACCTCTTTTGGATCAGTCACCAAGAAGGTCTACGCTGTTTGA